The proteins below are encoded in one region of Effusibacillus dendaii:
- a CDS encoding DMT family transporter, with the protein MGQLSRTKTTVLITFLVVVWGVAWPIYKIALAYTPPLLFAGMRTLLGGLFLAVLLLPKRKLLRWKENRSIYLISSIFNVVIFYGVQSIGLRYIPAGLFSVIVYLQPILIGIFAWLWLGESMTALKVIGLILGFFGVAAVSSEGFTGHISGLGIVLALVTAVGWAVGTIYSKKVGHRVDAMWLSAFQCIIGGIILTGSGFVYENWSEIIWNVPYVFGLVFGVVLGISTAWVVYFTLVKAGDASKVASYTFLVPLISVFSGTLFLGEPFTVSLLIGLLLIAVSIYLVNRKPSVSMKQNRETA; encoded by the coding sequence ATGGGACAACTTTCACGTACGAAAACTACCGTTCTCATTACCTTTCTCGTTGTTGTATGGGGAGTAGCCTGGCCTATATACAAAATCGCATTGGCTTACACCCCTCCTCTTCTATTCGCAGGGATGCGTACGTTGTTAGGAGGTCTTTTTCTAGCCGTACTATTATTGCCGAAACGGAAACTGCTCCGCTGGAAAGAAAACCGGTCGATCTATCTGATTTCGTCCATATTCAATGTTGTAATATTTTATGGTGTACAGTCGATTGGGCTTCGATATATACCGGCAGGATTGTTTTCGGTGATCGTTTATCTGCAACCGATTCTCATCGGTATTTTCGCCTGGCTCTGGTTGGGAGAATCAATGACCGCATTAAAGGTGATCGGGTTGATTTTAGGATTCTTTGGTGTGGCGGCGGTCAGTTCAGAGGGATTCACAGGTCATATTTCCGGTCTTGGTATCGTATTGGCTCTCGTGACAGCAGTTGGTTGGGCAGTTGGGACGATATACTCAAAGAAAGTGGGCCACCGAGTGGACGCTATGTGGCTTTCAGCATTTCAATGTATCATTGGAGGAATCATCCTCACCGGCAGCGGTTTCGTCTATGAAAACTGGTCAGAGATCATTTGGAATGTTCCTTATGTATTCGGTCTCGTCTTTGGGGTCGTGTTGGGAATCTCAACGGCCTGGGTAGTCTATTTCACACTGGTTAAGGCCGGTGACGCAAGCAAGGTAGCCTCATATACGTTTCTCGTTCCGCTCATCTCTGTCTTTAGCGGAACATTGTTCTTGGGCGAACCGTTCACGGTTTCTCTTTTGATTGGACTTCTTTTAATCGCTGTCAGCATTTATTTGGTAAACCGAAAACCTAGCGTAAGCATGAAACAAAACCGCGAGACGGCATAG